TTAATCGTGGACTGCTTGATTTAAATAATGGGCGTGAAAGTGTTGAATCATTGCTAGTTGAAATAGGTGCCCCTCGTTTACGTAATCTTGGCATTGAAATACTACAAGTTTCTGCAAGGCCAGAAGCTAGATTATATGCAATATTAGCTAATAAATACGCTGATGCTCATTCTCGTTATAATGCATTAATAAGAAGACTTGTTAGTTATGAGCATGCTTTAGAATCTGCATTACATCGTTAAAAAAATATTATTTTTTATAACCAACAAGGTTCAAATAGTTGCCGCCATAGCTGACCTACAGCTTTAAAATCTTTAGGGCTTAGTTTACCCAGCCGTTTTTCTACTAAGCAGGTTTCAATAGTCGCCACTTTAGCAAGGCGAACTAAACTCGGATGAAGTAACTTTGCTGATTGCCAATCTTGTAAAGACAA
The sequence above is drawn from the Deltaproteobacteria bacterium genome and encodes:
- a CDS encoding type II toxin-antitoxin system PemK/MazF family toxin is translated as MTPGDIILVSFPFTALNAVKKRPALILLTTTLKNKTDLITIAMITSKLDGISLPGDLSLQDWQSAKLLHPSLVRLAKVATIETCLVEKRLGKLSPKDFKAVGQLWRQLFEPCWL